A segment of the Phoenix dactylifera cultivar Barhee BC4 chromosome 15, palm_55x_up_171113_PBpolish2nd_filt_p, whole genome shotgun sequence genome:
GCAGCAGCATCGCGGCTTTGGGAGAAGGGAGTCGGGTGACCGCACCACTTCGCGGACGTTAGGGTTTGAGGCCAAGAGTCGTCCGTCCCGGGGACAAGGTTCGGCCAGATCTGAGGATTAAATCAGACCGGCCAGACCGGGGGATTAAATCAGACCGGGGGAAAGAAAGATAACCTACTTCCCTCATGGTGACATAGAAAGATGTGTAGCTAATTGCCTAATTGTCGCACGATTGGTGAGTATTGCAGATTGGGATAGAAGAAAACATAAGGGAGAGGAAAGAgttgtaccaaaaaataaaaaaaaataaaaaaaaaaaggaaagggagaacaaaaagaaaaaagaaaaatacaatcTCCTGCACACTACCAAATATTCTATAACAAAAAGTGTTTGTCCACTATGGATCCATCCAATTACAGTGGTTGAGTCATCCTCTAGATGAATGAATCCGCTTGCAAACAAATCCTCGCATAGCTGTCTTCTACTCAAGCCACCCTCAAATTAGCTGACACAATGAATTCTCAATGCACCCTTCAACTCAACCTCCTTAAGTGTGTCGGCTAATGAAGAAAAGTGAATGTAGCTCATGAAGTGCTAGCCGTGCTATCTCATCTGCAGCATTACTTGCAAACCTTCCATGCATGTTTGCTATGTTTTTAACATTTTGATGCGGATCCAGCAAGAATAAACCGCTAGTAATCCTTTGTAGCAAAGTGAATCATTTGCTCTTAATTTGAAGCATAGAGCTTCCAAACAAGCTGCATGTTCGTCCGGCATTCCGAGAAATTTCTCTGGACATCTACAGAagatattttctttctcttgtacCTTTTACTTTCTCGTGATTTGACAGAATGTAttcacgttagagctatataaattggcgcttttatcaaaaaaaaaaaaaaaaaaaagacaaagctGCTTGCAGCTCtgcccaaaatttttttcccaGCGCAATCAAACCAACTACAAAGATCTGCTGTTCACGATCCAAGGCTACCATGTGTGTTTAATATCTATGAAATGCAATGACAATATCTTGAAAGGATGCAAGAACTCGAATCTCTGCAAGGTTTTGTCAGGCAAATGACTAAAAGCGCAACTTGACTGGCAGGAAACATCAAACAAAACATTGTACCTCCACACAGATAGGCGTTTGCTTTACAATCGAGTCGATTCGCGGGGATCTTGTAATTCTCGCGCTAATTGCTTCAATGGGCGGTGGAGGACGGCGAGGCCGCGAGAGGAGGAGAGGTTGGGAAACATCGTTTCTTCCCTACGGAGGTGGGAAACGGTCCCAGACCGTACTTGATTACTGGGCTGCTTAGTTCTATCCGGAtcgacagtagttttgttttccgATTTAAGGATCGCTGAGgttcaaataatataattaaaatttatttagatgATTGAGCTGAAAATTTTGTAGAATTTATGAGCTTCCAACttgtaattttataattttgctGATTGTATTGATCCAATTTGTGAGTTTGTAGAATTTTGAAGCCGATCATCCCAACATGGTCTTAGGATTTTAGCGGGAAGCTTCGGTCGATGCACCGTGGCCACCATCTTCCTCTGAGTTTCCTCCGTTTCCAAAGGCGGAGAATAAGAAGAACGGTACGATGCCGAACCTTTCGTTCCGCCGGCGGCGGCGACAAGCTATATCCCCAGCCCCATTTCATGGCCGACTACCTCGTCGCCTCCTGTGGCTTCTCACCGGAGAAAGCGGCGAAAGCCTTGAAGCGCCTCCGCCGGATTAAATTCCCCCAACAACCCGACTCGGTCTTGGGTTTCTTCAAAAGACACGGTTTTGATGACGCCCACCTGAAAAAGCTCGTTTCTTGGTACCCCAGATGGCTCGCCCTCGACATGGAGAAGACCCTGCCCGCAAGGTTCCGAGCTTTGCTGGACCTCGGCTTCTCCAGTCCCGACCTGACCCGCCTCCACCTGTCTAACCCCGTCATCATCGACCACAACCTCCGCAACGTCGTTTCTAGCATCCAGCTATGGAGAGACCTTCTTGGTTCTGATCAGCGTTTGATGAAATTCCTCAAAGGAAATCAGTGTTTTCTCGGCTACAGCGCCGAGAAGACAATCCGGCCGAACCTCTTGGTGCTGAAGGACTGCGGCATCTCGGACCACAGGATCACGCTGGTCGTGAAGAGGCGCCCAAGGTTCATCCTTCAGAAGCCAGACGCATCAAGGGCATTGAGTGATCGTGCCGAGGGGTTGCGAGTCCTCCCGGGCTCGACGGTGTTCCACTGGGCTCTCTACAAGGTCGACCGGGGGTCATGAGAGGCTTAGGGTGGTCGGAGGCTGAGTTCCTTGCTGCATTCCGAAAGACCCCTGCTTTCTTGACTGGTTCGATGAGCGCGATGCGGGATAAGGTGGATTTCTTGGTGCTGGAGGCAGGCTGCGCACCGTTCTATGTTGCACGCCGCCCAGTGCTTTTGACGCTGAGCTTGGCGAAGAGGTTGATTCCAAGAAATCGATATTTGAAAGGCTTTGAAGTCGAGAGAGTGCATGGTGGAGAATAATATGCATATACGGCCATGGTGTGCTCGGAGGAGGGGTTCTTGAAGTATTATGTCCTCCGGCACATAAATAAGCTTCCAGAGCTCAATGAATTGGATGCTGCGAGTCTCGAAAGGAGAAAGGCTCTGTAGTTCTGTACCATGAAACAGGCTGCTTCTCGTTTTCCTCCTATCATGTTCCTAGGCACCACTTCCTTGCTCTCCAAACATGAAGAATGCATATGATCCCGTAAGTGAATTGATGCAATATCTCGTAATTATTTGTTCCTTTGCAAGTTTAATCCAATATATAACTtttgaaatgaaaaaaaaagagaaaaatatcaAAGCAATCTCCCGGAATATAGGTAGAGAGTAAATTGTTTGCGGAGCATTATATTATTCGCGAATCTAACAAGCAGTGCCACGCCTGCAATTGAACTTGAATCATGTTATTCATAGTTGTGAACTCAAGTTTCTTTTGCGTAAGGGTCCCATGGTTGTGGTTATTTCTGATGCAAGAGAGCGGATCCTTGCATGCAGAATCTTGTGGTTAGCTTTATTTTAGTTATGGATGAAACTAGAGATAAGTTGAATTGTTAACAGGTATCTTACCATAAAACTTGACACATCTTGCTTTGATTATTGAACAGACCTGCTCATATTTATGCACCTGAGGTGGCTAGTTTTCACCAGTAGTCATAAGCAGATCATGTTGAGTTACAGATTAGTACAGGGGTTTTTAGTATTGCTTCAATGACAACCTAGACCACAGAATAAGTGCCGTCGACAGTGCCTAATGGAGTTTGTGATGTATATAGCTTGGAGAACAGGTTGATTCCTTGGCATCAGGTCATGCAGATGCTGAAGTCAAAAAGAGTTACCCGGCAGAGAGCTTAAGCTGATCTCAATCATGGTTTGTTCAGAGAAGGTGTTCATAGAGAAGTTTGTTCTCCAGAGCAAGGAGAAAGTCCCAGGACCTTTGGAGACTTCTACTACCGGCAATGACAGGTAGTGCCCTCTGTATATAGGTTCTCATAAGTGCTTCATAAGAACTCAGGTATTATTTTTAATTCCTTGAACAATTTATGCTACATGACACTCTGATGAGAGTCGTGATGCTTTTTATTTTTCACTGCTACCTTTGTGCACGCATGCTTGACTAATAATCATGTTACTCTTTTGCACTCAAAAATGGTAAGGAAATTTCGAATTTGGAGTAGTTTACTATATGCCTGTAAGAAACTTCTGACTGATTTTTGAGGATTTTGTATGCAAAATTATGATTTCTCAAGTATCCAAAATATTACAATTTTCAAATCAATGACTTTTATTTAATGGAAATTGGTATTTGTTTCATCAATAGACATGTTTTGAGAATGAAGGTAAAACTCTGTACTTAGAAAAACTCTACTCAAGAATaggccttttcttttaatgtgatTTCAAAGCATGGCAAACACACAGGTACAAAATCAAAACTTCCATATTTGAGAGAATACGTGGTGTCACAAATATCACAAATCGAGTAGTTGTCTATCTATattcatatctatttttttggatatatatggatatagatattgATATTAGTTGAATGTTCAAATTTTTATGAATAGtttcaaatataaaaaatagattCGGACGGATATTATCTAGTTCACTTTTACCTCTAGTTgggcatctatttttatataaaagttatataaaatattttttattctcttaataaattgactaccaggaaaaaaaaagaacataagcCACTAGGATTAAAAAcatttcttaaaaaaagaattttacTTTAATTTCCAACACAGGGGAAAGGAAGTTTCTCATGGGCACATCGGtttctatttttcatgaaagatggAACTTATTTTTATTGGAAAAGTAATCTTATATTTCTCTCCTTTAAAATCTCCAACCAGACATgtcattttttttcattatagTGTATAACTACAATCTTAAACTACAAAACTTatttctagttgattttaattatgcAAAACATGAGGGCTAATTAGGTATTGGTTGAGTTTAGTTACTTTTGCTCCATGATTTCGTGTATTGGTTTGGGTTGGTTTGCTAAGATGTCTTGCATGAACCTGGTAATTTCAAAAGTTTTCGGTTTTCTTCCCATGAACGTGAGATGCCCCTGGACTCTTCAACTAGAAACCTCTTAAACCTTTTAGTAGCATAAATGATGATTTTGTAGCAGAATTGTTTTGTTGTGCAATAAAATTACGTAAAACTTCTAGCTACGTCATTTTTTTAGGATTTTTATTGCATACACactcttctaaaaatttaaatttgcatgaGTATGctcttaaaaattatatttatttttatatcctcaccaaatattattttttaacaaaTACTTCTAATATAACAGTTTTTCTAACAcggttaataaaaaccatatttattttaattaaaaataaaataaagttttgaaattacttttttgtcctcCATCACAATtatcttataattttttttttttgcacacctACCCATTAAGAAtaatttagtcattttaatttaaaattgttaatttttttaacgATGTGGTATGATATATccatacatatgcaaaaataaggataaaaaaagtgtagaatagcaaaacaagtattttatgaggatacacatgcaaatattaatttagaagaatattcatgcaaaatttgacATTAGGGGGGTGTTTATGTAAAAAAATCCTTTTCTTTACcggtgagaaaaaaaaaaaccatgcgtGGACCGTCGTAGATCGAACCGTACGGTCCTTCACCGGTCCGGTCCTCAACCCATCCACGAGTTAGTTAGGCTTTGCATTGGAATTGTGCGGTGCGGTCACTCGCCGTCGAGAAGGCACGATGCTGCTGCGCGATCCCTCGTCcggtttcctcctcctcctccgacgCCCCCGCCCGATCGGAGGCCTCCTCCGCCTCTACACTTCCACCGCCGGCGCCTCCGGCGCCGGCGGGATCTCGTGTCGAGAGCCCCATTTCATGTTAGATTACCTCATCACGTCGTGTGGGCTCTCCTTCGATGAGGCGTCAAAGGCCTCCAAATACCTCTCCCACCTCAAATCCACAAAGAAGCCGGACTCCGTCCTCAATTTTTTCAGATCTCACGGTTTTGACGACACGCATCTTAGAAAAATCGTGTCTCGCAATCCCAGATGGCTCTGCCGCGATGTGGAGAAGATTCTGGCCCCCAAGTTCCGAGCCTTCCAAGATCTCGGCTTTTCTGGGCCCATTCTCATTCAGTTGATCCTCTCCGAACACCGTTTAATCGATCACAGCCTCCACCGCAGCATCCTGCCCAGATTCGAGTTCTGGCGGCGCCTCCTTGGCTCCATGGATCGCGTCATGAAGCTCGTCAGGAACAAAAGTTGCTTTCTTGGCACCAACATCGAGAAGACGGTGATGCCGAACCTCTCTTTGCTCCAGGAGCGCGGCATCCCTGACAGCAGGACTGCTGTATTGCTTCAGAAGAGCCCCATTCTTATTCTCCGGAAACCAGCGACATTGAAAGCATTGGTGGAGCGGGCTGAGAGGATGGGGATACCCCGCAGCTCGAGGATGTTCTTGTGGGCCCTCTCAGCTGTCGACCGTGTCAGCGAGGCCAAATTGGATGCTAAACTACGACTCTTGAAGAGCTTCGGATGGTCGGAGGTCGAGTTTTATGCTGCATTACGCAAAGACCCGACATTTATAACAGTTTCTGATAAATTATTGTCTGCCAAaatggaattttttttgaaagaagtcgGAAGGAAGCCATTGGAGATTGCCCGCTGTGCAAAGCTCCTGATGTATAGCTTGGAGAAGAGGTTGATTCCTCGCCATCAGGTCATGCAGAAGTTGAAGGCAAGAGGGTTGTATAACGGAGATTATAATCCTTCCAGTGTCATGAATATGTCAGAGAAGAAGTTCATGCGGAAGTACATTTTTCTGCACGAGGAGAAGGTTCCGGAGCTACTAGTGATGTATATAGCTCAAAGTGGCAGGGGAGTAGCCCTCTAGTTCAAGGTTTTCTGATGCAGAAAAAAAGAGTTCCCTTTTAATGCCctttaaatgaattcaagtatcACCTTTGACTCCTTAATGTCTTCTTCTGAACCGGTTTTGTTAAGGTTATATGACTAACATACCAGCTTCTCAAGGAATGTTGTGTCATTGTTTGTATGTGGAAAACAGAGAATTAGGCAATGGGATGGCAGACTCTGAAAAGGTTTTAGGTTTTTTGGGTAAGGAAAAAGGTTCTTAGCTTAACAACTGACTATTGACTCAAGATGCCAATATAAGCTCCTGTATTCGAAATCTATatctttttctcaaattttgggCATTTCAGTATCAGTTTCTCCTATGATATGTCAAAAAGATTTATAGTTTATTGCACAATTTGTTCATTCAAAAGAATGCTTCATTTGATGAATCACATAACAGCTTCTTATATTTGTTAGTTGGAGATCTAATATTAAAAAAGTATGAATGGCTATACCTTATTGCTGTAATGTCAAATTCATGTTTCATGTACATTATGGTTTTCCGTTTTGAGATATCCATGGAGAATATGTGATATTACATGGCTGTTGGCTCAACCCTCTTAAACAATCAGTAAATTGTTCTTCAATATGTGCTCCTTTACTCCTTAATGTACTGTGAAACATGATTATGCTTCTGAGAAGAAAGAgctgaagaaagaagaaaggaggctACTACATGTCAAAACTAGGGTCGCAATGTCTACTGCTatctcaattttcttttttttgctcaGTCCTCTTTTATTCTAAATATTAGGTGGAGATTTTCCACTTTTGTTGATATTCCAATACTCAAGATGCTTCAGATCTACCCGTGTACTGGTGAGATTAAAGGTATGCTTATGTCATGCTTCATGATTAGTTGCATGACCTAAAACTAAGAATTTGATACTCATCTGTGCTAGTTTTTGAGCAAGCAGTAAAGTATGTCTCATGCAGTCGTCTTGATTCAAGTGAAGAAGATGTTCAGAGTTTAAGTTTGACAAGCACAAACAGTTTTGTGAATAGAGAGTTCTATCTTGGATATTCATAGTTAGTTATTTCTTTAATGGAGTAGGGTAGCTTTTTCCATTAGGTTGATAATGGACAAACAGCTTTTtccattaatttgtcaatttcctCATGATGAACTTCTAGGATGTAAACATGGCTATGATTACAAGAACCTGTACTGGGTGATTCACTTTCCTGATGATTGACTTTATTAGATAACCTATGTTTGTAGAACATTTTTATGTGAATCACCTTGCACTTTCTTTTGGAAAATATTGTGGTTCAGATAGCATCTCTGTGGTCGATGAAGTTGTCAAAACATTTTACTTCATGCCTTCTAAATGGTGAGTGATGATGCTGTAGTAGATAACTAACTACCAGGCACTGTTTTTGGAATTTGACAAGTTGCTCTTCCATGTTTATATTTAGTTGAAGATATGATATCTATAGAGTTTAGATACTTGTACCATTAGAAGCGGATATCCCTATATAagataatcagaaaataaaaaaacaaagaattaacaTAATGTGACAATGATATTACAAAAGTATGGTTGTTTGTTTATCTCCtttgtcttttctttctttttcgggTTTGGAACATAGTCCTCTGGTATCTCGCAGTGAAGGAACCACCTTCGTAGTGTTAACATGCTAAAGAAAATGCC
Coding sequences within it:
- the LOC103717779 gene encoding LOW QUALITY PROTEIN: uncharacterized protein LOC103717779 (The sequence of the model RefSeq protein was modified relative to this genomic sequence to represent the inferred CDS: deleted 2 bases in 1 codon; substituted 1 base at 1 genomic stop codon); its protein translation is MHRGHHLPLSFLRFQRRRIRRTVRCRTFRSAGGGDKLYPQPHFMADYLVASCGFSPEKAAKALKRLRRIKFPQQPDSVLGFFKRHGFDDAHLKKLVSWYPRWLALDMEKTLPARFRALLDLGFSSPDLTRLHLSNPVIIDHNLRNVVSSIQLWRDLLGSDQRLMKFLKGNQCFLGYSAEKTIRPNLLVLKDCGISDHRITLVVKRRPRFILQKPDASRALSDRAEGLRVLPGSTVFHWALYKVDRGSXEAGWSEAEFLAAFRKTPAFLTGSMSAMRDKVDFLVLEAGCAPFYVARRPVLLTLSLAKRLIPRNRYLKGFEVERVHGGE
- the LOC103717767 gene encoding transcription termination factor MTERF2, chloroplastic-like; its protein translation is MLLRDPSSGFLLLLRRPRPIGGLLRLYTSTAGASGAGGISCREPHFMLDYLITSCGLSFDEASKASKYLSHLKSTKKPDSVLNFFRSHGFDDTHLRKIVSRNPRWLCRDVEKILAPKFRAFQDLGFSGPILIQLILSEHRLIDHSLHRSILPRFEFWRRLLGSMDRVMKLVRNKSCFLGTNIEKTVMPNLSLLQERGIPDSRTAVLLQKSPILILRKPATLKALVERAERMGIPRSSRMFLWALSAVDRVSEAKLDAKLRLLKSFGWSEVEFYAALRKDPTFITVSDKLLSAKMEFFLKEVGRKPLEIARCAKLLMYSLEKRLIPRHQVMQKLKARGLYNGDYNPSSVMNMSEKKFMRKYIFLHEEKVPELLVMYIAQSGRGVAL